In Neomonachus schauinslandi chromosome 8, ASM220157v2, whole genome shotgun sequence, the genomic stretch GGAAAAATACTCTTAgcaggacacaaaaagcacaaatcataaatgaaaaatcaGTACATTTGACTTCATCAGGATTAAAGTCTTCTACTCTTTAAAAAACACTATTAAGGGAAAGATAGAACAACTTACAGACTGGAAGACAACATTTTCAGATCATATCTCTGagaaaggacttgtatccagaatatataaagaattcttacaactcagtaatgatggtaataataatcaatgataaaaaatagacaaagatgTGGATTCATACTTTGCCAAAAAGAGGTATATAGGTGGCAAGTAAACaatgaaagatgttcaacatggttagttattatgaaaatagaattaaaagaataatgagaTACTGTCACAAACTTATTAGAATGGCTTTGCCAAACCCTGCCAATATCAAGTTTTGACTAGGATGCAAAAATGATACAGCTATTTTTCAACACAGTGTGGCAGCTTTTATCAAGTTAGACACATACCACACGATCCAGCACTACCACTCTTAAGATTTTAGCCAAGGGAAATGAACCGTATGATCACAcaaaatatatgtacatgaatgtttatggtGGCCTTTTCCATAATTGCCCCCACCTGGAAACCACTCAAATGTTCAtcagctggtgaatggataaagtatgTGTGGTTCAGCTATGCAATGACATACACTCAGCAATAACAAGAAATGAATTACTGAGAAGTGTAACTTCATGCGTGCTGAATATATGTtgataagtgaaagaaaccaaactcAGGGCTACATACCATATGGTTCTGGGAATAGGACAATCTAGAAAGGGCAGGAAGCTGTAGGAACAGAAggaagatcagtggttgccaggaccTGAGTTGGAGAGGAAGAGACTGGCTAACAGGGGCACGAGGGAACTTTTTTGGGGGCTGAAAAAAGTGTTCTGTATTTTGCTTGTGGCAGTTGTTACAGAGATATATGagtttgtcaaaattcatagaagTAGACACCCAATGGGgtgaatttttgtgtatgtaaaTGATATGCCAATAATCCTGGGTTTATAAAAAGACCGTAGAAGGGTACCTATAGAGTGATTTTCAGGTGGCCTCAGACCCTTCTTTTCCTGAGCCATTAGGTCAAGACTGGGCATTTGATTTCTAAGTGAAGGACTGTCTTATGTTTATCATTAACTCCCATCTCCAAGCACATTCCCTGTACATATGGTAGATGCACAGTACATAAGGGTAAagtgaataaaaacaaatcagtgaGCTCTTGCAAGGAACCAAAGTAGACTCTGATAATCTGTGGGTCCCTGTGGGCTCTTTCAGCTTCTCCAGTTACTTCCCCCAGCATGACCCGACTTCCTGCCCCTGGGAATgacccacctcccccaccccattcccgaTTCACCACTGAGCCATTTCATACTTTGCCTTTGCCCATGCAAGTCCCTGTGCCTGGATCACCCTTCAAGGGCCCGCACCTGTGGGGaaagcacccccccacccccggaactCCAGCAAAGGTCACGTCCTGTGTTGTCCCATAGGCGTGTGCGTGCACAAAATAATGTCCGTGTGAGCATGTGCACACAGGAGGCATCCAGCTGTGCAAGGGAGGATAAACTTGGGCAGGAGATTGCAGGTGGAAGAGAAAATTCTCCCTCTCGTGGAGAGcccatcttcccctcccctgctaaCTAGGATAATAGTACTAGTTAGGCTCTATTCTAAAGCACTTTGCCTGTGGAAGTCCATGTTACCCTCCCAATAACTCTACACActattattcttcccattttatagatgtgagaactgagacacagagaggttatggATGGGTGGTTGCACATACAGGAATTGAGGAAGGAGGGACTTGAAGTCTGACGCTGCCACACTATAGGGATGCTGGCCTGGAGGGAAGGACTAAGAGGGGCTGGTTGAGGGTCCAGCAGTTCCCTACCCCTTGCAAGGCTGGAACCAGAGTGTGGCAGGTGCGTGAGTGGGTGAGTGGCAGGAGGAGGGTCTGAACACAGCAGTGAGGACTGTGCCTTGGACACTGACCAGCCCCAGCCATTCGGGGTCACTCTGGCCGGCAGGGGCAGTAGGGCGGGCTGGCCTCTCGGAGGTCTGGGATCCCCAGCCTCTGGCTGCTGGGAGGCAGTGGctggctcctcctctcccttcctccccccccccccccccacaacccctCCCTAAATCATAAAGCCAGACCCCAGTCCTGACTATTTCTCAATCCCCAGGAGCCTAGTTCCTGTGGGCAGCACTTGACGTGCCTGAACCCTCTCTTTTCTGCAATTCAAGGGAAAGACGAGATCTTGCACAAGGTACCCTGTGTCTGCCCTCCGCCAGGGAAGGCAGGCATGGAGCCTCTCTGGCTGCTCATCCTGCTCGCCATCACAGGTAGGACCCTGTCCCTCCGCTGCCCCTGccgtctctccctcccctccttgagTATATGGCGGGCGGGTGGGTGGGGAGCACTGGGCTGAACTATAAAGGCGGTTAAAGTCTGCAGCATGTTCTGCACCCCTCttttccccacctgccccacaTTCTTTATGTGCTTTATGTGCTTtatgtgctctccctccctcccccgtgTGAGAGCCCACTGTCAGACTCTTCATACAGGTGGAAGTATAAGGGGCTGGTGGATTCTGGCCACACGGAAAAGGAAGGAATTCTGATAGTGACATCTCAGGCACTAGCTAGCAGTTGGGGAAAGTTTTGGGGGGCATGGGTAAGAGCCCTTAAAATTATGAACTGCTAGCCCCAGAGGGATGGCAatgtgggagggaagaaagagggacGAAACCCACAACCAAGCATGTGCATCTTCGGGGTGCCTCTTCTGCTGATGTGAAGGTCCTCTTGTCCTCCGCCCTGGAAGGGAGTTAAGGGGGCTGAAGATTTCTGTCACTGAGTTGGAGGGTGACACCCCAGATTCTTGCACACAACTACCTCCTTTTATTGGGGGAAGGTGCCTCTTGTTCCCCTAGAGCAATAGGCAAGCCTGGTGAGAGGAGAGGCTGTTCCAGCGGAGCCCTTCTCCTGAGGCTTCTTAGCTAGGAGTGGAGTTGGGGGAAGACTGGGGGCTGCCTGGAAGCAGAGGGATGGACAGGGTGACAAGTGGAGGGAGCACTGCTTCCTAAAGGCAGGCCACCCACTCCCTGATCTTGTCTTCCAAGTTTCTGTCACCATATGGTTGAAGACAGGGTAAGGGAGGACCAAGAGAGGGGAAGTTGAGGCAGAGGGCTCCAGGTGATTCTTCTGCAGCTTCTGCCCTGGCGATAGACTGTGCTCTAAGCCTGTCTCCCCTGCCCCAAGAAAGGTCCCCAAAATAGCAGCCTCATGTCTCCCCCAAAATAGCTCTGAGATGAGTCTCTCCTGAAAGGGGAACAAAGCCACAGAAATAGGGAAGCCGGGAGCCAAAGGTCAGAAGGAGAAGATGCAGAGCCCGTGCGGGCGTGGGCAGCTGCAGAGTAAGCATGAATGGCCAGGGCCGGGAGATGGTATCCAGCCCAGGCTGAGGGGCCGCTGGCCCTGCTCTCTTGAGATGGAGAGGGTCCCATATGATAGGGAGAAAATGTGTGCAATAGAACTGGAGGGAACTTCAAGACCAATGTCTCTGGAAATAGGCCCAGAGATGGTCagttacttctttaaaaatgccCAGCAAATCCAACGGTGTTAAAGCCAGACCTAGGACCTGGGTGTCACGGTGGGCTGTGCACCTTCTCCCAACTTACATAAGAACCTGAGCTCCTTAAGGGCAAGATTTCTATCTCTTTGGTCATTGCACACGTGGGCATTCGAGAAACATTTGGTAAATGAACAAAGAGTGAAGGAACATCTCCTCCCCAGAGCTGTCCGGAGCCCACAACACGACGGTGTTCCAGGGCATGGCAGGCCGGTCCCTGCAGGTCTCCTGCCCCTACAACTCCTTGAAGCACTGGGGAAGACGCAAAGCCTGGTGCCGCCAGCTGGATGCAGGGGGCCCGTGCCAGCGGGTCGTTAGCACCCACCGCTCATGGATACTGTCCTTCCTAACAAGGCGGAATGGGAGCACAGCCATCGTGGACGACGCCCTGGGTGGCACTCTCACCATCACGCTGCGGAACCTTCAAGCCCATGACGCTGGCCTCTACCAGTGCCAGAGTCTGTACGGGGATGAGGCCGACACCCTCAGGAAGGTCCTGGTGGAGGTGCTGGCTGGTGAGTGCGTGGCGGACTGCACCACTGGCCCACCCCTGGGCTGGGACTAGGTCCCCGATGTCTGGGAACACCCACCATGCGGCTCTTGCCCTCCCACTCAGGGCCACAGTGGATGGCTGTGCGGGTTGCTCACTGCACATGGGGGCCACACTCCAGCCCTGGCGCCCCTCTCCAGGCTGTGCTCCCTGGGGCAGGACCGCATCTCTGGTAGGAAGGGTCCTGGCCTCTAATTTGCACAAGGCACCGAATGAGCTGGCTATGGTCCTGCCTCCCCAAACAGCTTTATCCATTTGGCATCCAGTTAGGATGTGAACACCTAAAGCGGCCCTTAAGGAGTAGGAGGAGGTTCATTTTCTCCCTCACCCAATTACCCAAAGGAACTGCCAATACAAAGTAAGCACCAACCTGGTGCAGAAAACAGCCCGAGGAACGGGCACTGCTTGTGACCCCGGGTGATGTgcttgcctctctgggcctccacgTCCTCATCTTTAAATGGAGATGATGATGTTTGTCCTGCTGCCCCCACAGGGCTCCTGTGAGGCGCCCATGAGGTGACAGGGTTAAAAGTGCTTGGGGGTAAGTGacagcccccgccccagcctcccGCTGCTGAGCTGACCTGGGGTCCTCATTCCAGGCTTGCCAGGCAGCGgggtcctccccacccctgagctTGGCACAGGGAAGCCCTCCAGGGAAGCCTTCTGCCTGTGTCTCCAGAACACCGTGTGTCCCCAAGGAGAAGAAATCTGGGGGTACGAGTCCCCTTTCTGACTCTcgcccttccccacctcctcccccacaaCATGGCCCCTTATGGTGGAAATGAGCCATTTGTCTAAGGTCTAAGGTGGGGAGCGGAGGGGAAACGGGTTGCCCTAGACCCAAACCCCACGTCCATCACTCTGTTACatggtgggaagggggagaattGGGTGAAGGGACACAAATTTTCAGCCCTATCAGGGTCTAAGCCTCAGCCAACTCCCAAGGGGGTGgcaggaaaataatataaaataataataataataataataataataataataataataatccataGCTGGTGTAGACAGCCTGACAGTTCACGCAGAACTTTCAAATACATCCATTCATGCACTTGACCTTCCCAAAGACCCTGTGTAATGGGAGGGTGGGAGTTACCGAGCTCCGATGAGGTGCTAAGCACTATACAAGATGCTCTCCCTGAATCCTGCAACACTACTATAAAGGAGGTGTTTCTATTCgacccactttacaggtgaggagactgaggctcagagaggctaatgACCCgatctgctctgggccagagccCAGGGGGCCTCACACCCAGATGGGTTCTCCCCACTGCAGCCGGCTGCCTCAAGGAGGAGGGGCTAAAAGCTCACAGGCTCTGTCTTCCACAGACCCCCTTGATCACTTGGACCCTGGAGAGCTCTGGATCCCCAAAGAGTCCAAAGGCTTCAAGGACATCCATGTGGAGCCCAGCATCGCCAGGTATAGAGACGGGTCTCTGCTAAGGTCTCTGGGCAGAAGTCCACCGTGCAGAGCCCGGGCATGGGATGGAGGCTGGGGTCCTAGAACTAACTACAAATCTGAAGACAGTTAAAGCATGAAAGGGCCTGGGGATGATTTTTCTGAACGCAACCTCCAACCAGCCACTGTGTGTTGGTATGGCCATGCCagttgttaaaatattga encodes the following:
- the TREM2 gene encoding triggering receptor expressed on myeloid cells 2, giving the protein MEPLWLLILLAITELSGAHNTTVFQGMAGRSLQVSCPYNSLKHWGRRKAWCRQLDAGGPCQRVVSTHRSWILSFLTRRNGSTAIVDDALGGTLTITLRNLQAHDAGLYQCQSLYGDEADTLRKVLVEVLADPLDHLDPGELWIPKESKGFKDIHVEPSIARSLSKEDMPFPPTSILLLLACIFLSKFLAASALWAVAWRGQKLGTPSASEPDCGHDPGCQLQTLTEWRDT